A window of Diospyros lotus cultivar Yz01 chromosome 14, ASM1463336v1, whole genome shotgun sequence contains these coding sequences:
- the LOC127791171 gene encoding 40S ribosomal protein S14: MSRRKVREPKEENVTLGPNVREGEIVFGVAHIFASFNDTFIHVTDLSGRETLVRITGGMKVKADRDESSPYAAMLAAQDVAQRCKELGINALHIKLRATGGNKTKTPGPGAQSALRALSRSGMKIGRIEDVTPIPTDSTRRKGGRRGRRL; the protein is encoded by the exons ATG TCGAGGAGAAAGGTGAGGGAACCCAAGGAGGAGAATGTGACTCTTGGACCGAATGTGCGGGAGGGGGAAATTGTGTTTGGTGTAGCTCACATTTTTGCATCCTTCAATGACACATTCATT CATGTGACTGACTTGTCTGGAAGAGAAACCCTTGTTCGAATTACTG GTGGTATGAAAGTCAAGGCTGACAGGGATGAATCTTCACCATATGCAGCCATGCTTGCAGCACAAGATGTTGCACAACGATGCAAG GAGCTTGGCATCAATGCTCTTCATATTAAGCTACGTGCTACTGGAGGTAACAAGACCAAGACCCCTGGTCCAGGTGCCCAGTCTGCACTTAGAGCTCTTTCTCGTTCAGGCATGAAAATTGGTCGCATAG AGGATGTGACTCCAATTCCCACCGACAGCACTCGCAGAAAGGGTGGCAGAAGGGGGCGGCGTCTGTGA